In bacterium, the genomic window ATATTACGAAGAGTGCATCCGAAGAGCTCTGGAAGTCAGCGACAAGTCAAGGTTTTTTGTTTTCAGTGATGAACCGGACTGGGTACGGGCGAACATGTCCTTTCCTGAAAATACATTTTTCACGACCAGGGAAGGGTTAAGCTGTGACGCGGAGGAACTGTTTCTCATGAGTTCGTGCCGTCAGCACATCACGGCAAACAGCACCTTCAGCTGGTGGGGCGCCTGGCTGGACAGGAGTCCCCAGAAGATAGTGTACACTCCAAAGAGATGGTTCTTGGCCGAAGACCTGGACACACAAGATCTCATTCCTGAAACGTGGATAAGGGTTTGAACCGGGAAATGGACTCCGCATCCTGAAGCTGAAAAACACCGACATGCCATATTTCACGCTGTTCATTCCCGCATATAACCGGGCGGTGTCGCTGAGCGAGACCCTCCAGAGTGTGGAGGACTCCTCGTGCAAGGATCTGGAAGCCCTCGTTGTCGATGATGGATCCACGGACGATACCCGGGGGACTGTCGAACTTTGGGGCGGAAAGGGCTCCTTCAAGATCGTTTATCTTTACCAGGAAAACATGGGCAAGACAGGGGCCCACAACACCGCCCTTGAACACGCCCGGGGTTTGCTGTTCATGACCCTGGACGCAGGAGACATCCTTCTGCCGGACGGGTTGGCCCGGCTAAGGGAACAGTGGGAGGCGATCCCGGCCAGTGACAGAAAGACCATCGCCGGTATCGGGGCTCTATGTATCCGTGAGAACGGGGACATCGCCGGCCGGCCCTACCCTGATGAGGGTAAGGTTGCCAACTACCTGGAGATGCTCGAATACACGGGCGAAAAAAGGCAGGCGATCCTGACCTCCGTCATGAAGAGATACCCCTACCCGAGGATTCCGGGAGAGAAACACATTCGACCCGATATCATTCTCAAGCGGATGGCCCATGAGTACAGGCTTCGCTTTGTGAATATCCCCGTTCAGGTCAACGTAAGGGAGAAGGGCGGTATCACCGCCAATATCCGAAGGTACCGGATGAGCAACCCTGGCGGTTTTCGCCTTTATTTTCTTGAAGAGATCACCCTTCATAGGGAATACTACGGCCGGGCCAAGCGTTTCAGTGACCAATGGAGGTACATCAGGTTCTCCCTGCACGCCGGGATCGGTCTGATACGCCAGGCCAGAGAAGTACAAAACCTTCCCTTGTGGTTGTCGGCACTACCACAGGGAGTCTTTAAGTTTCTGTTGGACCATCTTCGGCGGCAGTTTGACAGGACGAAAAACTGAGACCGGAGCCACCGACCACAGTGGCACCGGGATGACAAGGGTTCCCTGAATGAGCATAATCCAGAGCATGGCCCATAGTCGCAGCGGCCTGGGAACCATATTTATTCACATACCAAAAACAGGGGGCACTTCGGTATCCAACGCGTTGAGGCAATACTACCGTTTATCCCAATTTCATATCAAATCCAGGGCCTCGGCACTGGCGGCGATCCCCGACATCGAGTCGAGGTCCGGTGAACCAGGGCTTTACGAGGACGTACAGAAACTGAGGATAAACCTTATCCTCTACTGGGCCTTTGCCGGAAAAAAGTTCCTAACCGGACACGTCTGGAACGACAGGCGTCTCGTGGAGTTGAAGAAACTTGACTATGTCCTTATAACCTGTCTCCGCAACCCTCTGGATCGCTGGTTCTCAGCCTACTTTTACGATCGTCACAAAACCGGTTCCCACGCCCGGATCGAAGAGGACATCGATGATTTCCTCCAGTCAGAACGGGCGCAAAGCATGGGAACCACCTATGTCCGTTACGTTGGAGGCCTGCGGGAAGCTGGTGATTACTCCTCACCAGCGGCCCTGGCAGATGCCATCGAGATGCTCGGGTTCATAGACATCGTCGGTTTCCTGGAAGATCTTGACCTGCTGCGTTCCCAGGTCATGGCGCGCCTCGGCGTCAGGTTGCGATTCCCGCATCGAAGGCGCTCCCCGGTAGACGTGACCTATCAGAACAGGATCAAGGGATCAGAACTTATCCGCAAGACCGTGGAGTCCATCTGCGCGCCGGATCTGGAGCTATACGAACACGCCCGTACTTCAGCTAAGGGCCGATAGCACGGGTAACCTGATGGAAGATCATCCTGTGATGGTTGAGGGTGGAAAAAATGACACCAGCCAAGAGAAGCAAAGGTTTTTTCAGACCCCTTTCCAGCGATTATTATAAATCGTTCAGGAAGTACATCATTCCTGTCTCCATTGTCCTGGGGGTTGCGGGAGGTCTCCTGTGGTACATCGTTGGTTCCCTGAGCTGGGTGATCCTCATCCCCGTCACCGTTGCCGCATTTCTTTTTCTTCTTTTGGAAGTGATCCGTCAGGTCAGCCTCATTACTCACAACCTTTACCAGTCAGGCATTTACCAGATGCAGTCTATCCAGGCGATATACACGATGCTCGACCCGAAGCTACCGCTCCCCTCCATGGCCAGGTGGGCAGGAAACCCCGATTTCTGTCAACTCCTGATGAAACAGATCCTGATCGCCCATCCCCGGATCGTCTTCGAACTCGGCAGTGGGGTCTCAACCGTGGTCGCCGGTCTGACACTAAAAAAAACAGGAGGCAGGATTCTTTCCCTCGAACACGACCTGAAATTCAGGACCGAGACCCAGGTGGAGTTGGCCAACCACGGGATTTTGGAACTGGCCAGTATTTATCACAGCCCGCTGAAGGAGGTTGCCACCGACTCCGGTTCCTTTCGATGGTACGACCTGTCGGTCCTGGATGAGATCCCCCCTATCGACCTTCTCGTCATAGACGGCCCCCCCACCACTATTCAGCCCCTTTCCCGATACCCCGCGCTCCCGCTGCTTTACGACAGGTTGTCTCCGGAAGCCGTCATTTTCCTCGACGACGGGAAACGGGGAGATGAAAAACGGATCGTGACCATGTGGCTGGAAATGTTCGACGATCTGGAGGCCAAATATGTCGAAACCGAGAAGGGGGCCTATCTGATCACCCGACAGGGGGACCGACCTACCTGATCTTCAGGCCGTTAAACCCGGTCAGATTCGGCCAGAAAATCATGGGGATCCAGGCTGCCTGCGGGCCATGATGATCCCAGGGAAGGCCTGGACAACTACCATGAAAAAGTCCCTGCTATTCACCGGTTGCGCCCTGCTTCTCCTTCTTTCAACAGTTCTTTTCGTGGAACTGTCCTTTTCAAGGATCGAAGTTGCCCCTTTTTACGACAGCTGTTTGAAAGTCTGGGGTCACAAGGGGTACACCAGCTCCCACGAAAAGAACTCGCTGGAGAGTTTTCAGCACGCCTTTGAAATCGGGGCTGCGGGGGTCGAGTTCGACATCCGCTACGATACCGCCCTGGACGACTCGTTCATCGTATCCCATAACTTTCCATACGCTCTGAAAAGCGGGAAACTGCTCACCCTGGAAGAAGTTCTCGGAAAGCTGGGGGACAAAGGCTATTTCTGGCTGGATATCAAGAACTTGAGGGAATTGAGCGGAAACGATACGGTAAAGGCTGCCGACAGGATGCTGGACCTCCTTGAAAAGTACAGACTCAGTGACAGGATCATTGTCGAGTCGAAGATCGCCAGAAAACTGGCGATCTTCGCGGACCGGAAGATCTTCACAAGCTTATGGATCACTCCGGGGAGGAACGACGGCTGGCTCGACAGCCGGTTGAAAATGCTCCTTTACAAAATCCGGTTCCTGAGGGGAGGTTTTTCGGCCTTCTCCATGAATTACGTGAATTTTTCTCCCTATGTTCAGAACTCCCTCGGCCACGTTCCGGTCCACCTCTTCACCATCAACGACCTCGATGAGATCAGGGAATACATGCCCATAACAAACGTGAAGATCATCCTCTCCGACGAGAATTTCTTTTCACTGGACAGCTGCGATGAGTGAGCCGTCACGACTTCAAGACCCCCGAAAACAGGGGCCCTGGAGGAAAGCGGGGAAGCTGGCCGCCGGCGCGCTGTTCGACCCGCCGATCCAGACCCGGCTCTTTTTCCGCGGGATCTTTCTCCTCCTTTTCGTCATGACATTCCTGCGACTTATCTTCCTGCTGGTGAACCGGGAAGCCTTTTCAGGGATCGGCGCAGCAAAACTCTCCCTGTCCTTTCTCAACGGTCTCCGCTTCGACCTTCACATGCTCCTCATCCTTTTCGGCCTTTTCTTTCTGTTCCTGCACATACCAGGCATGTGGAAATACCGGTTTCCATGGGTAAAGCACATCCTCTGGATCCCCCTCGCGCTCTTCCTGCCGGCAGTGGGCCTGATTCTCTTTGACGTCCACTACTACGCCGACGCCGGAAGGCACCTGTCCTACGAGATCTTCACGGTCCACAGCGACCGTTACGACATCGTTTCCACCGCCGGAATGGCCTCGAAATACGGCTGGACGATCCTGTTTTTAGCAGCCTTGTCCGCACTTCTGGTCTTTGGCTGGAAAAAGGTCCTCGGAAGGGGACCTGGCGGCAAAGCCTCTGCCGACAATTCACCGGCCCGGGAAACGGTGTGGATGGCCCTGTTCCTGGTATTCCTGCTGCTTGGCCTGCGCGGCACCATTAAAGGCAGGCCCCTCAGGATGAGCAACGCCTTCACGCAGGGCAGGACAGAACTGGGCCACCTTGCCCTCAACCCCCTTTTCACCGTCTGGCAGAGCGTTCTCGAAGGAGGAAGTGAGGTCCCGGTTTTCCTCCCCGGGGATAAGGCTGTGGAAAACGTGAGGCGGTTACTGGGAACGTCACGGACAGTCTGGTACGGCGATGAAACACCCCTTTTCAGGAAAACGGCCGTTGCGGACGGACCCGCCCGGGAGCGGTACAACGTCGTTTTCCTGACCATGGAAAGCTGGTCGCCCCGCTACTTGGGCGCCTACGGAAACGATCAGGGCACCACCCCTGAATTTGACAGGCTGGCAGCCGACGGGCTTCTTTTCGAGAACTTTTACGCGGTGGGCAACCGGACCATCGAAGGGTTGGGAGCGATCAACCTCGGGATCCCGGGATTCAACCGTT contains:
- a CDS encoding glycosyltransferase family A protein, whose product is MPYFTLFIPAYNRAVSLSETLQSVEDSSCKDLEALVVDDGSTDDTRGTVELWGGKGSFKIVYLYQENMGKTGAHNTALEHARGLLFMTLDAGDILLPDGLARLREQWEAIPASDRKTIAGIGALCIRENGDIAGRPYPDEGKVANYLEMLEYTGEKRQAILTSVMKRYPYPRIPGEKHIRPDIILKRMAHEYRLRFVNIPVQVNVREKGGITANIRRYRMSNPGGFRLYFLEEITLHREYYGRAKRFSDQWRYIRFSLHAGIGLIRQAREVQNLPLWLSALPQGVFKFLLDHLRRQFDRTKN
- a CDS encoding sulfotransferase family 2 domain-containing protein; the encoded protein is MSIIQSMAHSRSGLGTIFIHIPKTGGTSVSNALRQYYRLSQFHIKSRASALAAIPDIESRSGEPGLYEDVQKLRINLILYWAFAGKKFLTGHVWNDRRLVELKKLDYVLITCLRNPLDRWFSAYFYDRHKTGSHARIEEDIDDFLQSERAQSMGTTYVRYVGGLREAGDYSSPAALADAIEMLGFIDIVGFLEDLDLLRSQVMARLGVRLRFPHRRRSPVDVTYQNRIKGSELIRKTVESICAPDLELYEHARTSAKGR
- a CDS encoding class I SAM-dependent methyltransferase; the protein is MTPAKRSKGFFRPLSSDYYKSFRKYIIPVSIVLGVAGGLLWYIVGSLSWVILIPVTVAAFLFLLLEVIRQVSLITHNLYQSGIYQMQSIQAIYTMLDPKLPLPSMARWAGNPDFCQLLMKQILIAHPRIVFELGSGVSTVVAGLTLKKTGGRILSLEHDLKFRTETQVELANHGILELASIYHSPLKEVATDSGSFRWYDLSVLDEIPPIDLLVIDGPPTTIQPLSRYPALPLLYDRLSPEAVIFLDDGKRGDEKRIVTMWLEMFDDLEAKYVETEKGAYLITRQGDRPT
- a CDS encoding glycerophosphodiester phosphodiesterase, yielding MKKSLLFTGCALLLLLSTVLFVELSFSRIEVAPFYDSCLKVWGHKGYTSSHEKNSLESFQHAFEIGAAGVEFDIRYDTALDDSFIVSHNFPYALKSGKLLTLEEVLGKLGDKGYFWLDIKNLRELSGNDTVKAADRMLDLLEKYRLSDRIIVESKIARKLAIFADRKIFTSLWITPGRNDGWLDSRLKMLLYKIRFLRGGFSAFSMNYVNFSPYVQNSLGHVPVHLFTINDLDEIREYMPITNVKIILSDENFFSLDSCDE
- a CDS encoding LTA synthase family protein, whose protein sequence is MSEPSRLQDPRKQGPWRKAGKLAAGALFDPPIQTRLFFRGIFLLLFVMTFLRLIFLLVNREAFSGIGAAKLSLSFLNGLRFDLHMLLILFGLFFLFLHIPGMWKYRFPWVKHILWIPLALFLPAVGLILFDVHYYADAGRHLSYEIFTVHSDRYDIVSTAGMASKYGWTILFLAALSALLVFGWKKVLGRGPGGKASADNSPARETVWMALFLVFLLLGLRGTIKGRPLRMSNAFTQGRTELGHLALNPLFTVWQSVLEGGSEVPVFLPGDKAVENVRRLLGTSRTVWYGDETPLFRKTAVADGPARERYNVVFLTMESWSPRYLGAYGNDQGTTPEFDRLAADGLLFENFYAVGNRTIEGLGAINLGIPGFNRSGGPTAGSFLSGSLEQNSYRGIGHILAEAGYTSVYMHGESSSNFRHASLPTLAGFDKHLGRSELGLTPEDTSGPWGGWDHVLLDRLYDIARSEPEPFFTLWISLTNHSPFTLPDDTFKKAPPGDAEGDFRDSIRYTDHYLGRFIERMRGEDRFGRTIFLITADYSARNTATMEDRYHIPLLLYAPGIIEPGRDERVASQLDIIPTLVDLLGLGGYHHAMGISLLDHEKDRFAFLNFAQGYGWITGREILEVDPDGRPLGIRNMDTGERVTTDLLSRTQDLLSFVQVGRSLLIENRLAPAPWKITGSIDPTPLDMGKTR